A portion of the Megalobrama amblycephala isolate DHTTF-2021 linkage group LG23, ASM1881202v1, whole genome shotgun sequence genome contains these proteins:
- the LOC125258840 gene encoding ovomucoid-like produces MFARGVIVLLCVLVAVSDAVREPDCRPYPSICTMIYKPKCGSDGKTYNNECLLCIAIRASNTQILIVKEGECDHPLQPDCRAYSSSGCRDIYKPVCGADGKTYGNECKLCVAMMNSGTGIFKVKDGECDKLMQE; encoded by the exons ATGTTTGCACGTGGAGTCATCGTCCTTCTCTGTGTCCTAG TGGCCGTATCTGATGCAGTGAGAGag CCTGACTGCAGGCCTTACCCGTCTATATGCACAATGATCTATAAACCCAAGTGTGGATCTGATGGAAAAACATACAACAATGAATGTCTGCTGTGTATTGCCATCAG ggcTTCAAATACTCAAATCTTAATCGTGAAGGAAGGTGAATGTGATCATCCTCTACAG CCTGACTGCAGGGCTTACTCGTCTAGCGGATGCCGAGACATCTATAAACCTGTGTGTGGAGCTGATGGAAAAACATACGGCAATGAATGCAAACTGTGTGTTGCCATGAT gaactCCGGAACTGGAATCTTTAAGGTGAAGGATGGCGAATGCGATAAACTTATGCAGGAGTGA
- the LOC125258831 gene encoding uncharacterized protein LOC125258831, with protein sequence MDPAALRVLIEQEIRKLILPSGIPKTLDELRKAVKEEFNITDDFSLQYKDADFNDFFTLTSTDQIQHKDTIKVVFSSPIVLTLFAEGEGNLSASTSLSADEESSISTACSVDDAVPCESTFTSSVETVIIAPPQSTTSRLPWPDDFPIPSFSPEVEMVLKKAMESYKTDGSLLNVQTVKRDINEHLVKAMYTYTAYPSGMQIASVTEALIRKYPCLKEPGSLSGFHGWQMSLKYKMADYRRRLSKFGCPEVACNTLKKKNPEDRKPAKNVKKPRKAEVNYLPPYPAGENQESLEQERVDLLTEVKKRDNTIVVNEKMSKTFALRRHEVVELCPSVAEFKDRWPALFDLLQINEEFRRITTLHLEPKFMKMLDFYTPKLLAIFTCRGGLLGRTLKEKIEPMMQNPDKNIDMMRDVVLRCLIFYLGEKEDDLIQEYNCDNGDILQHIMKIAICKRDYQEDFSIILEGVQVMAGLENLARACAVLLGLTYALNLTYPKELRHTFEAFQKLFLELDVCKFSPKILTLKNKLMT encoded by the exons ATGGACCCTGCAGCACTAAGAGTTCTTATTGAACAGGAAATCAGGAAGTTAATCCTTCCCTCAGGAATCCCAAAAACTTTGGATGAACTGAGGAAAGCTGTTAAGGAGGAATTTAATATCACTGATGATTTCTCTCTTCAGTATAAAGATGCTGACTTCAACGACTTCTTTACCCTTACATCCACTGACCAAATTCAGCACAAAGATACTATCAAAGTTGTATTCTCTTCTCCCATTGTTCTAACACTGTTTGCAGAAGGTGAAGGAAACCTCAGTGCCAGTACATCACTGTCAGCAGATGAAGAATCTTCTATTTCTACTGCATGTTCAGTTGATGACGCTGTCCCATGTGAATCCACATTCACTTCTTCTGTAGAAACAGTCATCATTGCCCCCCCACAAAGTACCACAAGCAGGTTGCCATGGCCTGATGACTTCCCTATCCCATCTTTTTCTCCAGAAGTAGAGATGGTGCTCAAAAAGGCTATGGAGAGTTACAAGACAGATGGTAGCCTTCTAAATGTCCAAACTGTGAAGAGGGATATCAATGAGCATTTAGTTAAGGCTATGTACACCTACACAGCATATCCTTCTGGGATGCAGATTGCAAGTGTGACTGAAGCACTGATCCGAAAATACCCATGTCTGAAGGAACCAGGCTCTTTATCTGGCTTTCATGGCTGGCAAATGAGCCTGAAGTACAAGATGGCTGATTACAGAAGACGACTCAGCAAGTTTGGTTGTCCTGAAGTTGCATGCAACACATTGAAAAAGAAGAACCCTGAGGACAGGAAGCCtgccaaaaatgtcaaaaaacctCGTAAGGCAGAAGTGAATTATCTACCACCTTACCCAGCTGGGGAAAATCAGGAAAGTTTGGAACAAGAGAGAGTTGATCTACTGACTGAAGTGAAAAAGAGGGACAATACCATTGTGGTCAacgaaaaaatgtcaaaaacctTTGCTCTCCGAAGACATGAGGTGGTTGAACTTTGTCCCAGTGTTGCAGAATTCAAAGATCGCTGGCCTGCTCTATTTGACCTTCTCCAG attaaTGAAGAATTTAGGAGAATCACCACTCTGCACCTAGAACCAAAATTTATGAAGATGTTGGACTTCTACACTCCTAAACTTTTGGCCATATTCACTTGCAGAGGAGGACTACTGGGCCGGACTTTAAAGGAGAAAATTGAACCCATGATGCAG AATCCTGATAAAAACATCGACATGATGAGAGACGTTGTCCTCCGTTGCTTGATTTTTTATCTGGGTGAAAAAGAGGATGACCTCATCCAAGAGTACAAT tgtgacAATGGAGATATCCTGCAGCACATAATGAAAATTGCCATCTGCAAGAGGGATTATCAGGAGGATTTCAGCATCATCTTGGAGGGGGTGCAAGTCATGGCTGGCTTGGAAAATCTGGCAAGAGCCTGTGCTGTTCTTCTTGGACTCACATATGCACTTAACCTCACCTACCCGAAAGAACTTAGGCACACTTTTGAGGCCTTTCAGAAGCTCTTCTTGGAACTGGATGTTTGCAAGTTTTCACCAAAAATACTAACACTTAAAAACAAACTCATGACTTAG